In Rhodamnia argentea isolate NSW1041297 chromosome 11, ASM2092103v1, whole genome shotgun sequence, one genomic interval encodes:
- the LOC115736501 gene encoding uncharacterized protein LOC115736501, whose product MQRSSMRRLCPNIDREDALETVLEVPIPEEMFASMGSDVALRMQNMLTWMKAQTSDKWSSPVIAARINELRFLLYLVGSPLIPLQVQLDHSVNRPIRDSSIEASTAKYIVQQYIAATGGQAAVNAVHSMCVTGQVKICASEFHQGDESVEARSTQEIGGFVLWQKNPDLWSLELIVSGCKVSCGSNGKLSWRHSSNQQAPVSKGPPRPLRRFLQGLDPRSTANLFLDGMCIGEKIINDEDCFILKLETSPALREAQSGPNFDIIHHTIWGYFSQRSGLLIQFEDSRLLRMKTADGEDADVFWETSTESVMEEYRYVDGINIAHRGKTSLTVFRYGEQSSNHKREIEETWKIEDVDFNVWGLSAEDFMPPADIKQDQLVW is encoded by the exons ATGCAGAGGAGTTCGATGAGGAGGCTGTGTCCCAACATTGACCGAGAAGACGCTCTCGAGACGGTGTTGGAGGTGCCGATCCCGGAGGAGATGTTCGCAAGCATGGGGAGCGACGTCGCGCTCCGGATGCAGAACATGCTAACATGGATGAAGGCGCAGACGTCCGACAAATGGTCGTCCCCGGTCATCGCCGCCCGCATCAACGAGCTCCGCTTCCTCCTCTACCTCGTCGGGTCGCCCCTCATCCCCCTCCAAGTCCAGCTCGACCACTCCGTCAACCGCCCCATTCGCGATAGCTCCATC GAAGCATCGACGGCGAAGTACATAGTACAGCAGTACATAGCGGCAACGGGAGGGCAGGCAGCGGTAAATGCGGTGCACAGCATGTGCGTGACCGGCCAGGTGAAGATATGCGCATCGGAGTTCCACCAAGGGGACGAGAGCGTGGAGGCGCGGAGCACGCAGGAGATTGGGGGGTTTGTGCTGTGGCAGAAGAACCCCGACCTCTGGAGCCTCGAGCTCATCGTCTCGGGCTGCAAGGTCAGCTGCGGCAGCAACGGCAAGCTCTCGTGGCGGCACTCCTCAAATCAGCAGGCGCCCGTCTCCAAGGGGCCCCCTCGGCCCTTGCGGCGATTCCTTCAG GGATTGGATCCAAGATCGACGGCGAACCTGTTCCTAGACGGGATGTGCATCGGTGAGAAGATCATTAATGACGAGGACTGCTTCATCCTCAAGCTGGAGACGAGCCCGGCGCTCCGGGAGGCGCAGAGCGGCCCCAACTTCGACATCATCCACCACACCATCTGGGGCTACTTCAGCCAGCGGTCGGGCCTCCTGATCCAGTTCGAGGACTCGCGGCTGCTCCGCATGAAGACCGCCGATGGCGAGGATGCGGACGTCTTCTGGGAGACGAGCACCGAGTCGGTGATGGAGGAGTACAGGTACGTGGACGGCATCAACATCGCACACCGGGGGAAGACGAGCTTGACGGTGTTCAGGTACGGCGAGCAGTCGTCGAACCACAAGAGGGAGATCGAGGAAACGTGGAAGATCGAGGACGTGGACTTCAACGTGTGGGGGTTGTCGGCCGAGGACTTTATGCCGCCTGCGGATATTAAGCAAGATCAGTTGGTTTGGTGA